Proteins encoded by one window of Geobacter sp. DSM 9736:
- a CDS encoding sugar transferase, with the protein MKLLKFRTGRDVPEGYEAGHRDVPVVGHASNFYSECCFHEMLSLERRRTERTGRPICLMLFDVEKLFRSGGERSPYGIIPALASSIRDIDICGWYRYERQIGVVFTALDEGGLQSSLDSIHKKIRENLLQALTPEMMATIRITCHIFPEELDVKKPEDFINSRFYPETGKEETVDLSDVVKRLMDITGSIVGIILFLPFFLGIPLLIKLTSRGPVLFRQERIGQFGRKFTFLKFRSMYVNSDDRIHREYISQLMAGKSYGKEGEGKVFKITNDPRITPLGRFLRKTSLDELPQFFNVLAGQMSLVGPRPPILYEFKDYDVWHRNRLMKRKPGITGLWQVKGRSLTTFDGMVRMDLKYIREWSLWLDIRILLETPLAVLKCRGAY; encoded by the coding sequence ATGAAACTGCTGAAATTCCGGACAGGAAGAGATGTGCCCGAAGGATACGAAGCCGGTCATAGGGACGTGCCGGTTGTTGGCCATGCCAGCAACTTTTACTCAGAGTGCTGCTTCCACGAAATGCTCTCTCTGGAGCGCAGGCGGACCGAACGGACGGGAAGGCCGATCTGTCTGATGCTGTTCGACGTGGAGAAGCTATTCCGCAGCGGGGGGGAGAGGAGCCCGTACGGGATCATTCCGGCGCTGGCGTCTTCAATTCGTGATATCGACATCTGCGGGTGGTACCGGTACGAACGTCAGATCGGCGTCGTTTTCACCGCCCTTGACGAAGGAGGACTGCAATCCTCTCTAGATTCGATCCACAAGAAGATACGCGAGAATCTCCTGCAGGCCCTCACGCCCGAGATGATGGCGACCATCAGGATCACCTGTCACATCTTCCCGGAAGAACTAGATGTGAAAAAGCCGGAAGATTTCATCAACTCCCGTTTCTATCCCGAAACCGGTAAAGAGGAAACCGTCGACCTTTCCGATGTGGTGAAGCGGCTGATGGACATTACCGGAAGCATTGTCGGCATTATCCTGTTTCTCCCCTTTTTCCTCGGCATTCCCCTTCTCATAAAACTGACCTCCCGCGGACCGGTCCTGTTCAGGCAGGAGCGCATCGGCCAGTTCGGCAGGAAATTCACCTTCCTCAAGTTCCGTTCGATGTACGTCAACAGCGACGATCGCATTCACCGTGAGTACATCAGCCAGCTCATGGCCGGTAAGAGCTACGGCAAGGAGGGGGAGGGTAAGGTCTTCAAGATAACCAACGACCCCCGCATAACACCTCTCGGAAGGTTCCTTCGCAAGACGAGCCTCGATGAACTCCCCCAGTTCTTCAACGTGCTGGCAGGCCAGATGTCGCTGGTGGGGCCGCGTCCGCCGATCCTCTACGAGTTCAAGGATTACGATGTGTGGCACCGCAACCGGCTCATGAAACGAAAGCCCGGGATCACAGGGCTCTGGCAGGTGAAGGGGCGAAGCCTTACCACCTTCGACGGGATGGTGCGGATGGATCTGAAATACATCCGTGAATGGTCGCTGTGGCTCGACATACGGATACTTCTCGAAACGCCGCTGGCAGTACTTAAATGCCGGGGAGCTTACTGA
- a CDS encoding ExeA family protein has product MVGTGLQTLEKEDMYTNFYNLVKEPFHITPDPEFLFLSNAHKEALASIIYGVEQRKGFVAVIGEVGLGKTTILRSFLDQVDNDQTKIIYLFNSNISFKGLLQTIYQNLGHPPESDDVVEMVNRLHQILIDYYKSGRNVVLVIDEAQNMPLRTLENLRMLSNLETSTDKLIQIVFSGQPEFEQKLKSYELRQLKQRIAIKAVIKPFNENESMDYINHRLTKAAGGEVEVFTRGALKLIVRHAEGIPRLINVLCDNCMISGFGYQQKRIEAKTVKEIVADLEQKEEAGFPRWMTILIVSSVVAVGALGIWKAAVEGLLP; this is encoded by the coding sequence ATGGTTGGAACCGGTCTCCAGACTCTCGAAAAGGAAGACATGTACACGAACTTTTACAACCTTGTGAAGGAACCGTTTCACATCACTCCCGATCCTGAGTTCCTCTTCCTGAGCAACGCTCACAAGGAAGCGCTGGCTTCGATCATATACGGAGTGGAGCAGCGGAAGGGATTCGTAGCGGTAATCGGCGAGGTCGGGCTGGGAAAGACGACGATACTCCGTTCGTTTCTGGATCAGGTGGATAACGATCAGACGAAGATTATCTATCTCTTCAACTCGAACATATCATTCAAGGGGCTTCTGCAGACCATCTACCAGAATCTGGGGCACCCACCCGAATCGGACGATGTGGTGGAGATGGTCAACCGGCTTCACCAGATACTGATAGATTACTACAAGAGTGGCCGGAACGTGGTGCTCGTCATCGACGAGGCTCAGAACATGCCCTTGCGGACACTGGAAAACCTGCGGATGCTGTCGAACCTTGAGACCTCCACAGACAAGCTGATCCAGATCGTGTTCAGCGGGCAGCCTGAGTTCGAGCAGAAGCTCAAGTCGTACGAGCTTCGCCAGCTGAAGCAAAGAATTGCGATCAAGGCTGTCATCAAGCCCTTCAACGAGAACGAGAGCATGGACTACATCAACCACAGGCTGACCAAAGCCGCGGGGGGCGAGGTGGAGGTATTCACCCGGGGCGCTCTCAAGCTGATCGTCAGGCACGCCGAGGGGATTCCGCGTCTCATCAACGTCCTGTGCGACAACTGCATGATCTCGGGGTTCGGATATCAGCAGAAGCGGATCGAGGCGAAGACGGTAAAAGAGATCGTGGCGGACCTGGAGCAGAAGGAGGAAGCGGGTTTCCCCCGCTGGATGACAATTCTCATAGTTTCATCTGTTGTTGCGGTTGGAGCGCTGGGAATCTGGAAAGCCGCAGTAGAGGGGCTTCTTCCCTGA
- a CDS encoding DegT/DnrJ/EryC1/StrS aminotransferase family protein — protein MNIPFLDLKAQYQTISREINDAMQQVITACAFSGGKYVSQFEDEFASFCGCGASIGVGSGTEALWLALLGLGIGPGDEVITVPNTFIATVEAISLCGADPVFVDVDEQSYTMNPQLIEAAITPRTKAVIPVHLFGQPADMDPIMAIARKHGLYVIEDACQAHGAAYKGKVAGTIGDAGCFSFYPGKNLGAYGEAGGVVTGDPQLADRIKMLRDHGQSQKYYHNVVGVNSRMDGIQGAVLSVKLKYLDAWNEKRRAHAKRYCALLQGVEEVVLPREMEYVRHVFHIFAVRVKDRESFMQALTAKGIGCGIHYPVPVHLQEAYSSLQLGKGSFPVAERHGEEFVSLPLFPEMEASQVEYVAETIKDYFAARDCRKIA, from the coding sequence ATGAATATTCCATTCCTTGATCTCAAGGCTCAATACCAGACGATCTCGCGTGAGATCAACGATGCGATGCAGCAGGTGATTACGGCATGCGCTTTCTCCGGCGGCAAATACGTATCCCAGTTCGAGGACGAGTTTGCTTCCTTCTGCGGTTGCGGTGCTTCCATCGGTGTCGGCAGCGGCACCGAGGCACTCTGGCTGGCGCTTCTGGGTCTCGGGATAGGGCCGGGAGACGAGGTGATAACCGTGCCGAACACCTTTATCGCAACGGTGGAGGCTATCAGCCTCTGCGGCGCCGATCCGGTGTTCGTCGACGTGGACGAGCAGAGTTACACGATGAACCCGCAGCTTATCGAAGCGGCCATAACTCCCCGAACCAAGGCGGTCATCCCGGTGCACCTCTTCGGCCAGCCGGCCGATATGGACCCGATCATGGCCATCGCCCGCAAACACGGCCTTTATGTCATAGAGGATGCCTGCCAGGCTCATGGCGCGGCGTACAAAGGTAAAGTTGCCGGTACCATCGGTGACGCCGGATGCTTCAGTTTCTATCCCGGAAAGAACCTGGGTGCCTACGGAGAAGCCGGCGGTGTGGTGACCGGCGACCCGCAGCTGGCCGACAGGATAAAGATGCTGCGCGATCATGGCCAGTCCCAGAAGTACTACCACAATGTGGTGGGCGTCAACAGCAGGATGGACGGCATTCAGGGGGCGGTGCTGAGCGTGAAGCTGAAGTATCTGGATGCCTGGAACGAGAAGCGTCGTGCCCACGCCAAGCGATATTGCGCTCTTCTCCAGGGGGTCGAGGAGGTTGTCCTGCCACGGGAGATGGAGTACGTCCGCCATGTATTCCACATCTTCGCAGTGCGGGTGAAGGATCGCGAGAGCTTCATGCAGGCACTCACCGCCAAGGGGATCGGCTGCGGCATCCACTATCCGGTTCCGGTCCATCTGCAGGAGGCATACAGCTCGCTGCAACTCGGGAAAGGCTCCTTTCCCGTCGCCGAGCGGCATGGTGAGGAGTTCGTATCCCTTCCGCTCTTCCCGGAGATGGAGGCAAGCCAGGTGGAATATGTCGCTGAGACTATCAAGGATTACTTCGCCGCTCGCGACTGCCGCAAGATAGCCTGA
- a CDS encoding lipid II:glycine glycyltransferase FemX, protein MKTINPLETKNWNDMVLETGCYSFFHSANWARTLHESYGFNPVYFMAQEKQRVTALLPVMEIRSFLSGNRGVSLPFSDYCELIGRGEPLRGVVQEAIGYGKSAGWKYVELRGDSSMFAGNPCFCFHYLHTTDISEGPEKTYAALRDSTKRNIKKAVKEGVTVTRGTSPLALSEFCRLNSITRRQHGIPPQPQAFFERLHENVIAQGMGRVYLAYHGGTCIAGAVFVHFGDRALYKYGASDPSYQHLRGNNLVMWEAMRSYSEEGFSSFSFGRTEPGNEGLRQFKNGWGSREETVNYYRFNLQREVFETDSGSAGAGCTRIMARLPIPVLETIGKYLYRHVG, encoded by the coding sequence ATGAAAACAATCAATCCGCTGGAAACGAAAAACTGGAACGACATGGTCCTGGAGACGGGGTGCTACTCCTTCTTTCATTCGGCGAACTGGGCCAGGACACTGCATGAGTCATACGGCTTCAATCCGGTCTACTTCATGGCGCAGGAGAAGCAGCGGGTTACAGCGCTCCTGCCCGTGATGGAGATACGCAGTTTCCTGAGCGGCAACCGGGGCGTGTCCCTTCCCTTCTCCGATTACTGCGAGCTCATAGGTCGCGGGGAGCCGCTAAGGGGGGTGGTGCAGGAGGCGATAGGCTACGGGAAAAGTGCCGGTTGGAAATATGTGGAACTCCGGGGCGACAGTTCCATGTTCGCCGGGAATCCCTGCTTCTGCTTCCATTACCTGCACACGACCGACATATCCGAGGGACCTGAGAAGACATATGCGGCGCTTCGCGACAGCACCAAACGCAACATAAAGAAGGCGGTTAAGGAGGGAGTCACCGTCACACGGGGCACTTCGCCACTGGCTCTCTCGGAATTCTGCCGGCTCAACAGCATCACCAGAAGGCAGCACGGGATTCCGCCGCAGCCCCAGGCTTTCTTCGAAAGACTGCACGAGAACGTGATCGCCCAGGGGATGGGAAGGGTGTATCTGGCGTACCATGGCGGCACCTGCATCGCGGGTGCGGTGTTCGTCCACTTCGGAGACCGCGCTCTTTACAAGTACGGTGCGTCCGATCCGAGCTACCAGCACCTGCGGGGGAACAACCTCGTCATGTGGGAAGCCATGCGCTCCTACAGCGAGGAGGGCTTTTCCTCATTCTCCTTCGGCAGGACAGAGCCCGGCAACGAGGGGTTGCGTCAGTTCAAGAACGGGTGGGGGAGCAGGGAGGAGACGGTCAATTACTACCGGTTCAATCTTCAGCGGGAGGTTTTCGAAACGGACAGCGGCAGCGCAGGGGCAGGTTGCACCAGGATCATGGCGCGCCTTCCCATTCCCGTTCTCGAAACCATCGGGAAGTATCTGTACCGGCATGTGGGGTGA
- a CDS encoding WecB/TagA/CpsF family glycosyltransferase has product MSIEYVEFKNVKISSVNYGSALQTISRSLRKGRKGYVCVTDVGNVIAATKDRSLKEAINGSLLSIADGTPLAWFARLVGCRNIERVSGMDLMVGLFREKQPFRHFLLGDTEQTISRVIEKALQLNPALQITGYSPPFREFTQEDNRDIIDRINASRADIIWVSFGGGRQEQWMMEHHTKIRKGIMVGIGAGFRWFIGDIKVPPRIVQKVGLQWLYRMGSEIRNDPARAIVRICQRPLRRFPVFIAHFPFQLFLERRRIQQSNPNG; this is encoded by the coding sequence ATGAGTATTGAATACGTCGAGTTCAAGAACGTAAAGATAAGCAGCGTAAATTACGGTTCGGCTCTTCAGACCATCAGCCGGTCGTTGCGCAAGGGGCGGAAAGGGTACGTATGCGTTACGGATGTGGGTAACGTCATTGCTGCCACCAAGGACAGGAGCTTGAAGGAGGCGATAAACGGCTCGCTTCTCTCCATCGCCGACGGCACCCCCCTTGCCTGGTTTGCGCGTCTCGTAGGATGCAGAAACATCGAACGGGTGTCGGGTATGGACCTGATGGTTGGGCTGTTCCGGGAGAAACAGCCTTTCCGGCACTTTCTGCTTGGGGACACTGAACAGACCATCTCCAGAGTCATAGAAAAGGCCCTTCAGCTCAATCCCGCTCTCCAGATAACCGGATACAGCCCACCGTTCCGCGAGTTCACTCAGGAGGACAACCGGGACATCATCGACCGGATCAACGCTTCGAGGGCGGACATCATCTGGGTCAGCTTCGGAGGCGGCAGACAGGAGCAGTGGATGATGGAGCACCACACGAAGATAAGGAAAGGAATCATGGTCGGAATCGGAGCAGGGTTCAGGTGGTTTATCGGAGACATCAAGGTCCCGCCGCGCATCGTTCAGAAGGTGGGGCTGCAGTGGCTCTACCGGATGGGTTCGGAGATAAGGAACGATCCGGCACGCGCCATCGTCCGGATCTGTCAGAGGCCGCTGCGGCGCTTCCCGGTGTTCATCGCTCATTTCCCCTTTCAGCTCTTCCTGGAGAGACGGAGAATCCAGCAATCCAACCCCAACGGGTAG
- a CDS encoding CpsD/CapB family tyrosine-protein kinase, with the protein MSNIYEALQQAQREKKRPLPTQPVREEQGRVEEQKPVTLQKRRIPEIPMPEDYLADSVELDAEKEMVSLYQSIVHSLADYPRKIIQFIGSVDGEGVSTIVREFAKLLATKLGKTVLILDAAHRRPTQHLFCEIAHEHGWKDVVEGSQPVDKGICYAGVPNLFLSPIAQDATLPSHIYNLPVANRFLLELKQKFDFVLIDSSAATSSPDCLAITRSADGVVLVVAAEKTRWQVVESVKAKIEKNGGNIIGMVLNKRRYYIPKSFYRHL; encoded by the coding sequence ATGAGCAATATATACGAAGCGTTGCAGCAGGCACAGCGGGAGAAGAAGAGGCCACTGCCTACCCAGCCGGTCCGTGAGGAGCAGGGAAGGGTAGAAGAGCAGAAACCGGTGACGTTGCAGAAACGGAGGATTCCCGAGATCCCCATGCCGGAGGATTACCTGGCCGATTCGGTGGAGCTGGATGCCGAAAAGGAGATGGTAAGCCTCTATCAGAGTATTGTTCACTCCCTTGCCGATTACCCGCGCAAGATCATCCAGTTCATCGGGTCGGTGGATGGGGAGGGGGTCTCGACCATCGTTCGGGAGTTTGCAAAGCTGCTGGCCACCAAGCTCGGCAAGACGGTTCTCATTCTGGATGCGGCGCACCGTCGTCCGACCCAGCATCTGTTCTGCGAGATCGCCCATGAGCACGGCTGGAAGGATGTGGTCGAGGGGAGCCAGCCGGTGGACAAGGGGATATGCTATGCCGGCGTACCCAACCTCTTCCTCTCCCCTATAGCGCAGGATGCAACCCTGCCGTCACACATCTACAACCTTCCGGTGGCGAACCGGTTTCTCCTTGAACTGAAGCAGAAGTTCGATTTCGTTCTCATAGATTCTTCTGCCGCTACCAGTTCCCCCGACTGCCTTGCCATTACCCGGAGCGCCGATGGTGTAGTGCTTGTGGTCGCAGCTGAAAAAACACGCTGGCAGGTCGTGGAGAGCGTGAAGGCCAAAATTGAAAAGAATGGAGGAAACATCATAGGAATGGTGCTCAACAAGCGGCGCTACTACATTCCTAAGTCGTTCTACCGGCACCTGTAG
- a CDS encoding acyltransferase, which translates to MGEFLCIADDVKLGENVKLTKFINMYGCEVGDNTKIGAFVEIQKNARIGNNCKISSHTFICEGVIIEDNVFIGHNVTFINDLYPRATNTDGSLQTEADWQCGMTYIRKGASVGSSATLLCGITIGENAIVGAGSVVTKDVPAGAVVAGNPARILNRQEKNIEKERAYEYSIP; encoded by the coding sequence ATGGGCGAATTCCTGTGCATTGCCGATGACGTAAAACTCGGCGAAAACGTCAAATTGACGAAGTTCATCAACATGTACGGCTGTGAGGTCGGCGACAACACCAAGATAGGGGCTTTCGTCGAAATCCAGAAGAACGCGAGGATCGGCAACAACTGCAAGATCTCAAGCCACACGTTCATCTGCGAAGGGGTGATCATCGAGGACAACGTCTTCATCGGACACAACGTCACCTTCATCAATGACCTCTATCCCCGTGCAACCAACACCGACGGAAGTCTTCAGACGGAGGCGGACTGGCAATGCGGCATGACCTACATCAGGAAGGGGGCTTCCGTGGGTTCCAGCGCCACTCTCCTGTGCGGCATAACCATCGGTGAGAATGCCATTGTCGGGGCGGGGAGCGTAGTAACCAAGGATGTGCCTGCGGGGGCCGTGGTAGCGGGAAACCCGGCACGTATACTCAACAGGCAGGAAAAAAACATCGAGAAGGAGAGAGCGTATGAATATTCCATTCCTTGA
- a CDS encoding radical SAM protein: MNVYIESGGCTRRKLDALKFRSYFEKNGYGFAPGPDQADYILVTTCAFRKEEEEASLKLLDSYRSCRGKVVVYGCLPVVAPSRYMRKFDYDFIAPADFEKVDSHFPKIAHPFAEVADPNLLRHQRQIYASETAGKGGAAALLQGSARYVRNKYLGSPPRYHLITSRGCLGSCSYCALRFAIGPVQSKPVGAIVEDFARGIEAGYRDFSILGDDVGAYGQDRGTGLPDLFAALLAEAQKKRSGTADNARNTLRLHVREIKPSWVIRYRKELEQVLRHRNFSTILCPLQSGSDRILSLMNRGNDSATIGNALTALKAGNPRLKIDTQIMVGFPSETEREFEQTLEQMAGLPLHAVTISRYREREGTPARQIEPKVPEAVITERVKKAGKFLRQHCIRSAVSCTQ, from the coding sequence ATGAACGTCTATATCGAAAGCGGAGGCTGTACCCGCAGGAAGCTCGATGCCCTCAAGTTCAGATCGTACTTCGAGAAGAACGGTTACGGCTTTGCTCCCGGTCCCGACCAGGCCGACTACATCCTGGTCACCACCTGCGCGTTTCGCAAGGAGGAGGAGGAAGCGTCGCTGAAGCTGCTCGACTCTTACCGGAGCTGCCGGGGCAAGGTGGTCGTGTACGGTTGTCTGCCGGTGGTAGCTCCCAGCAGGTATATGAGAAAGTTCGACTACGACTTCATCGCGCCTGCGGATTTCGAGAAGGTGGACAGCCATTTTCCGAAGATAGCTCACCCCTTTGCAGAGGTGGCCGACCCCAATCTATTGCGGCATCAGAGGCAAATCTACGCAAGTGAGACTGCGGGCAAGGGTGGGGCCGCGGCGCTTCTGCAGGGGTCGGCACGATATGTACGGAACAAGTACCTGGGCTCTCCCCCCCGCTATCACCTCATAACTAGCAGGGGGTGCCTCGGCAGTTGCAGCTACTGTGCGCTGCGCTTCGCCATCGGACCTGTGCAGAGCAAGCCGGTCGGCGCGATCGTGGAGGATTTCGCCCGCGGAATAGAGGCAGGATACCGTGATTTCTCGATACTGGGGGATGATGTCGGAGCATACGGCCAGGACAGAGGAACCGGGCTGCCGGACCTTTTCGCTGCTCTTCTCGCGGAGGCGCAGAAGAAGCGTAGCGGGACTGCGGACAATGCTCGCAATACCTTGCGTCTACATGTCAGGGAGATAAAGCCTTCATGGGTCATCCGGTACAGGAAGGAGCTGGAGCAAGTGCTGCGGCACCGCAACTTTTCCACTATTCTCTGCCCCCTCCAGTCGGGGAGTGACCGGATACTTTCCCTGATGAACCGGGGCAATGACAGCGCGACCATCGGCAACGCCCTCACTGCGCTCAAGGCAGGCAACCCGCGGCTGAAGATCGACACTCAGATCATGGTCGGTTTCCCTTCGGAGACGGAGCGTGAATTCGAACAGACTCTGGAGCAGATGGCGGGGCTACCTCTTCACGCCGTCACAATTTCCCGCTATCGGGAAAGGGAAGGCACGCCGGCGCGGCAAATCGAGCCGAAGGTTCCGGAGGCGGTAATAACGGAGCGGGTGAAGAAAGCCGGAAAGTTCCTCCGGCAGCACTGCATCAGGAGCGCGGTAAGCTGCACCCAGTAA
- a CDS encoding Gfo/Idh/MocA family protein — protein sequence MIRVGIIGYGYWGPNVVRNFIGHGETQVAAICDLEHNALQRARRAHPGIHTTSDCNEILRSPDIDAVVIVTPVSTHYELAKVALENGKHIFIEKPFTASINQAEELIELADKKNLRIMVDHTFLFTGSVRKIKQLIEENVLGDLYYFDSIRINLGLFQKDVNVVWDLAPHDLSIMDHLINKKPVAIMASGTAHFHSKLEDVAYITLYFSDNLIAHINVNWLSPVKIRTTLIGGDKKMLVWNDLAPDEKIRIYDRGVETFGQEASYDMRVSYRSGDMWAPKVEQNEALKVEVDYFIDCIINGKTPINDGQAGLRIVRMLQSTIKSLKRGGEVVYL from the coding sequence ATGATACGCGTGGGAATCATAGGTTACGGCTACTGGGGTCCCAATGTGGTTCGGAATTTCATCGGCCACGGCGAAACCCAGGTAGCAGCCATATGCGATTTGGAGCACAACGCCCTGCAGAGGGCGAGAAGAGCACATCCTGGGATTCATACCACTTCCGACTGCAACGAGATTCTCAGGTCGCCGGACATCGATGCGGTAGTGATCGTGACTCCCGTCTCGACCCACTACGAGTTGGCGAAGGTCGCTCTGGAGAACGGGAAGCACATCTTCATAGAGAAGCCCTTCACCGCTTCGATAAACCAGGCCGAGGAACTCATCGAACTGGCGGACAAAAAGAACCTCAGGATCATGGTCGACCACACCTTTCTCTTCACGGGATCGGTGCGAAAGATCAAGCAGCTGATCGAAGAGAATGTGCTGGGAGACCTCTATTACTTCGACTCGATCCGCATAAACCTCGGACTATTCCAGAAAGATGTCAATGTGGTCTGGGATCTGGCGCCCCACGACCTCTCAATCATGGACCATCTCATCAACAAGAAGCCCGTGGCGATCATGGCCAGCGGCACCGCCCATTTTCACAGCAAGCTGGAGGATGTGGCATACATCACCCTCTACTTCTCGGATAACCTGATCGCCCACATCAATGTGAACTGGCTCTCCCCGGTGAAAATAAGAACCACTCTCATAGGTGGGGACAAGAAGATGCTTGTCTGGAACGACCTGGCTCCGGACGAGAAGATCAGGATCTATGACCGTGGAGTGGAAACATTCGGCCAGGAAGCTTCCTACGACATGCGCGTCAGCTACCGTTCCGGCGACATGTGGGCTCCCAAGGTGGAGCAGAACGAAGCGCTGAAGGTCGAGGTCGATTACTTCATCGACTGCATCATCAACGGAAAGACGCCGATCAACGACGGCCAAGCGGGGCTGCGGATCGTGCGCATGCTTCAATCTACGATTAAATCCCTCAAGAGGGGTGGCGAGGTGGTTTACCTGTAA
- a CDS encoding O-antigen ligase → MDNTVGARNRSWWDLSVVGYALAGILAGLYAVMLPFPASILAIAGLALVYYSVAKPEIGILTIVVLIASILFEESLPLIPIGVGSLHISDLLLIALLCKIPYQSLTGRTFRIIRTPLDVPLLLFFGTALVSAVLALTRFGVDFATVTRNLRSVTYYLAFFVITNHIRSKKQALFLIKGLLSIAVFVAIAMVVQAVVGDAVQLMPGRVEQAGTFDSQYEALRILPPGQTMIYSFFIVTGCLLVMARQKPLLSNRHFYAALLLGAGVLLTYNRVYWVAIILSALILMKLVTRQERKRLIPLLVGAVVFLVGTSVLFVSLGGRYGQTAASISERFTSLFAGSELTQSGPIEDRRLENEYALKAIAQHPLLGIGLGNSYRPQIYGDEDLITHYVHNGYLWFMKDMGVIGLSFFLWFFFGFLIRGLRNVRRIQDPFFKSAATGFILGGIGMIPMTFFNPVLMQWFSIITIAITAGLTEVIVADDEAGPMRAAAQSTFK, encoded by the coding sequence ATGGACAATACTGTCGGTGCTCGAAATAGATCCTGGTGGGATCTGTCGGTAGTGGGGTATGCGCTCGCCGGTATTCTGGCAGGGCTTTACGCCGTGATGCTGCCTTTTCCTGCTTCCATCCTGGCGATAGCCGGGCTTGCCCTGGTGTATTACTCGGTGGCCAAGCCGGAAATAGGCATCCTTACAATCGTAGTTCTTATTGCCAGCATCCTGTTCGAAGAGAGTCTGCCCCTCATACCGATCGGGGTCGGCAGCCTCCACATTTCCGATCTGCTGCTCATTGCGCTACTGTGCAAGATCCCCTATCAGAGCCTCACGGGCAGGACTTTCAGAATCATCAGGACTCCTCTGGATGTTCCCCTTCTGCTATTTTTCGGCACAGCACTGGTATCTGCCGTACTTGCCCTCACACGTTTCGGCGTCGATTTCGCCACGGTTACTCGCAATTTGCGCAGTGTTACCTACTATCTTGCCTTTTTCGTGATCACCAACCACATACGCTCCAAAAAGCAGGCCCTCTTCCTGATCAAGGGACTGCTTTCCATAGCGGTCTTCGTCGCTATCGCGATGGTTGTCCAGGCTGTCGTCGGCGATGCAGTGCAGTTGATGCCGGGACGTGTCGAACAGGCAGGAACATTCGATTCCCAGTACGAAGCGCTTCGTATCCTCCCTCCGGGCCAGACAATGATTTACTCATTTTTCATCGTCACCGGCTGTCTGCTGGTCATGGCACGGCAGAAGCCGCTGCTCAGTAACCGGCACTTCTACGCGGCGCTGTTGCTGGGAGCCGGCGTGCTTCTGACGTACAACCGTGTCTACTGGGTAGCGATAATCCTTTCGGCGCTGATCCTGATGAAGCTGGTTACGAGGCAAGAGCGAAAAAGGCTGATTCCCCTTCTGGTGGGGGCAGTGGTCTTTCTAGTCGGCACTTCAGTTCTCTTTGTCAGCCTGGGGGGGAGATACGGCCAGACTGCCGCCTCGATAAGCGAGCGATTCACCTCTCTTTTTGCCGGGTCCGAACTGACGCAGAGCGGACCCATAGAGGACCGGCGACTTGAAAACGAGTATGCGCTCAAAGCCATCGCTCAACACCCGCTCCTTGGGATCGGTCTCGGAAACAGCTACCGTCCTCAGATCTATGGCGACGAAGATCTGATTACACATTATGTTCATAACGGATATCTCTGGTTCATGAAGGATATGGGGGTCATAGGGTTGTCCTTCTTTCTCTGGTTCTTTTTCGGCTTCCTCATCAGGGGGCTTCGGAACGTCAGGCGGATTCAGGACCCGTTTTTTAAAAGTGCCGCTACCGGATTCATTCTGGGTGGTATAGGCATGATCCCGATGACTTTCTTTAACCCGGTCCTGATGCAGTGGTTTTCAATAATAACTATAGCGATAACGGCGGGGCTTACTGAAGTGATTGTCGCTGACGATGAAGCGGGACCGATGCGGGCAGCGGCACAATCAACTTTTAAGTAA